The Leptospira dzoumogneensis genome segment GATATTGTCTTTAGGCATGTTGCTGGCTTTCGCCTTCAATACTGCGAGTCTAAGTCTCGGATTGGTATTAATGTCCCCTCCGCCCATACGTGCCGCAACAGTGATCTCCTTGACCACCTTAGTGAAAATCGCCCCTCTTTTAGAATCGATAGCGTCCTTTTTGCGTTTAATCGTTGCCCACTTACTATGCCCGGACATCAGATTTCCCCTTATATTTAAGAATAGATCGGTTTAAAAAATATATAAGATCAAAAGCAGGAAAGTCGGCCTAAAACCGGTCCCACTTTTTCAACAAAACCCGGTTTTTCCAGTCTGTCCATCCTTTTTGGCCTTCCCCATTCCTTGAAGAAATCCAGGCCAAAAACCGGATCCTTCTAACAAACTCTAAGCCAGCCAACCCAACAAAGACTCCCAAATCCCTACCGGGCTAAAGCCGGAAAAAACCAAAAAGAATATTATAAATTCATAAAATTCTTTCAGGAAAGATCCGGGCGGCTCCTCGTAAAACTCGGATCGCGCTGCTACGGGTTCGCGCAAAACGCTCATCCGGGCAGGCCCGGACTAAAGCCCTGCGCATCGCTGCCGCGAATTCTAAGAGAAAGATCTACCATGTAAGGGGACTCTTTTTTAAAAAAAGAGTCCCCACCCTGCTTTGGGCGGGGGCCGGTCTGGCGGTACATAAAAAAACTTTCGATCAAACGGATCGCGTTGATTTCATCTTTGAACTCGTTTGACTTCGTTTTACTCAGTCGCCACCCTTCGGGTTTTTCGCTTCCTATGGGTCGCTCAAAAAGTCGCTGCGAAGGGGGCCGGTCCGGTGGTACCCGCAAACCCGCACTCATTCACTGCCCGTATCACAATTCCAAACGAAAATCAACCAATTTCTCCCCTACAATCCATGTTGGAATTCCAACATGATTTCTACTTGCAAAACAAATTCCGAACTTTCTCCACCTTTCTTATGTTTCGCATAACGTATAACAGCCTGTCACTCGGGCTTGTACAAAAACTCAAGTGTTATTAATAACAATTGTTTTACATAAAACGATCCATTCGTCCCCCGATGCGATCTCTTTGTCCCTAATAAATTGACTAGTTTTAAAACCTGGAGTAAACTCCCGCGTATGCGAATCCTAATCGTAGAAGATGATATATTGTCCTCTCGCTGTTTGGAAATTTTAGCGAAAGAATTTTTGACTGAAAGGATACAAAGTATCCATACAGTTTCCGATCCGGAATCTGCAGCGGAATTTATACGCAAAAATCCTTTGGATCTATTATTCTTGGATATAAATCTACAAGGGAAAACTGGCTTTAAACTTTTAGAAATAGAAAGCAGAAGTTTTTTCCAAACGATCATAGTATCTTCTGAAAGAGACAATGCAGTAAAAGCTTTCGAGTTTTCAGTGTTGGATTTCCTACCAAAACCGATCACGAGAGAAAGATTCGGAATTTCTATCCAAAGATATCTTTCTTCTCATCCTAATATATTTTCTCCAAAAGGAATTCCTCTCAAAAAAGAAGAAGGGATCAATCTTATCGAACCTGGGAATATAATATTCGCAAGATCTGAAAGAAATTACGCTAGATTATTTACCAAAGACGGAAGCGTGGAGAAGGTCAGAAAAACATTAGACCAACTCCAAAAAGATCTGGAAGCACATGGATTTTTCAGAGCCCACAGAAGTTACCTGGTTCGATTAGAAGAAGTCAAAAAGATCTTATTCAAAACGCCGACTACCTATCGACTCTTACTTCATACGGATCATAGTATCCCCGTTAGTCGATCACAAGGAAGTAAACTCCTATCTTTATTCAAAAATTCAAATCTTAAGGTTTTAGGTCTGCCGTGAAACATTTCTACGTTGCCATTCGGTTTAGGACCAAAAACTTTATATTATTTATAAAGAAACATTTTCAGATCTTAAAAGAAGTCAGAAGTAACGAAGAATTCATCCGATCCGCGTACTTCGAAGTATATTTAATACTCAGATATCTTTTCCCTTTCCTATTCGTAGTTTATATTCCTTTTGCAATTTTGGATTGGACTGATTTTCTAAAAAACTCCGGATACTTCCCTCTCTTAATCTATAACTCGGTTTTTATTCCGGGTTGTTTTCTTTTTACAGCTCTTTTAAATTTTCCAATTCTAAAAAGTGAAAACGGCAGAAGATGGCTTACGATAGCCGGAACCTTATTCTTAACTTCCGCAGGAACAGCGATGAACCTGCTCATATTCCAATTTGGGACTGATATTTCGCTATTCGCGTTCACTCAACTTGGTATCGCAGTGCTTCTTCGTTATCCCGATAAAACGAAGAAGGTTATCTATTTCACAAATTACGCAGTATTTTTCGCGGCCATGTACTGGTTGGGAAAGAACTCATCCTTTCTGATCCAAAACTTTTTCTTCACAATGGTCATGACAATTCTATTGGATCTGATCAGTTTTCTTACCAAGGTGAATTCATTTCATAAAGAACAATCCATCCGAGATCTGAATCGAAAACTGGTGATGGAATCCATTAAAAAATCTGAAATTTTAAGAATAGCGATCCATGATCTAAAAAGCCCTGTCACAGGGATCTTAAGTTTAGTAGGACTTTATACAAGAGAACCAAGCCATATTTCTCCGACAAAACGAGTTGCTTCTTCTTATGCGGACCCTCCTGAAATTCTAGAACATATAGATAGAACTTCTCGTAAAATTTTAGAATCGATCGAAGATGTTCTATATCTTGCAAGTTCCGGAGATGCAGAAACGATAGAGAACCAAACCCAAAAATTAAATCCGGAATTATTATTAAAATCGGTTACCTGCAATCTAAACTTTTTATTCACCTCAAAGAACATAAGAATAGAAGATAGACTCTCGGAGTATAATTTCTATTTCCAAGCGAATCCTCAGATATTGTACAGAGTATTCGATAATCTATTAAGTAACGCCGCTAAATTCTCTCCCGAAAATTCGGAAATCTCTCTCAAAAGTGAACTCATCTCAGAATCATATGAGAAAATTCTAATCATCAAAATAGAAGATTCAGGGCCTGGATTCCAGCCCGAAGACGAAAAAGATATGTTCAGGGAATTTTCTATCCTTTCCGCAAAACCTACCGGCTCCGAATCCTCAAGCGGGATCGGACTCGCATTGGCTAAAAAGTTATTAGATAGAATGGGAATACGTATCCGCCTGGGCAACTCCGAAACACTCGGAGGTGCCCAGGTAATATTAGAATTTCCGCAATCAAAAGCGAAATAGGGAGTTAAGAACTGGAGGCAAATCAAAATGAAAGATGTGAAGAGAATTTGGCTGGGAGGAATAGTACTAGCGTTATCCGTAACGTCATTCTACTGTAGTCCGGACCAAAATACGAACAATACACAAGACCTGGCTCTATTAGGAGGACTTTTAGAAACTCCTGAAAAAGGAGCGGGTAATCTTGCAGGATTAGATAATGCGGATCCTAAAGCCCAAAATATTTTAGACGATCTAACGAGTGTAGTCTATGGATCTTACGATGTTGTGTATATTCCGGGCGCTGTATGTGGCAACGGAACACCTTACAAAATATTCGTAGATCGTGCGGATGGGATCTTGGATTGGATCTTAGGATATTCAAGCAGACTTCTAGTATATATGGAACCGGGAGGAGCTTGTTGGGATTACGAAAGTTGCACTGGACAAACGGGTATCAGAGGAGCCGCAAATCCAAACGGTATTCCTGATAACCATATGAATTTCGGAGCGTTTATAGATCCGAATATTCCTGGTGGAAGTCCGAACGCATTGATCTCACCGATCATATTAAGAAACAATCCTACCGGACAGAACGTTAAAACATCCAATTGGAATAAAGTGTTCATTCCCTATTGCACAGGAGACGTGTATGCGGGAAACAAGGTGGCAACTTATTCCGATCCAACCGGACAAAATCCTCCTATCACTTATCGTCACGTAGGTGCTAAGAATATGGAGCTGGTCATCGATTGGTTGAAGAATAATTTTAATAAACCAAAAGAGATGTTTGTTTCAGGATGTAGCGCAGGTGGAGCAGGCTCCATGATCAATTATCACTTCATTAGAAAAGCCTTAAGTCCTTCTAAAAGTTATCTATTGAATGATTCAGGCCCGATCTTTCCGGCTCCTGGATTTGGCAACCAATGGCCTTTACAGCAAAAGATCAAAGAGGCTTGGAATACAGAGTATTTTATAAGCAAGGCTCAGCCTGATTTCCCTTCCGTGGACATTCGCGCGGACTATGGGAAGATCAGCGAGGCTTTAGCTCAAAAATATCCGAATGATAAATTAGCGATCACTCTATTCAGAAGAGATGCTAATTATTCCATGTATTCTTATGCAAGATTCTATGGATTGGACGAGAACAATCCTGCGGATAAGGAATATATTATTTCCACTCTTTGGGCTCAGGACATTGAGAATTTGAAGGCTCAGTACGATAGATATCCGAATTTAGAATATTTCATTCCGTATTACAGAAGTATCAATGAAAGCCATTGTACTTCTATCGTGGAATTTACTGGAACGGAGATAGAAAATACCGGAATTACACTCGGTACATTCATCAATGATTATCTATTGGGAAGTTCTACTTTCAGAAGTTTTTTCGAAAGTGTGAATCCGAACGATGCAAACGTAACGAATTTCTGGTTCGCGTTAGTTAATCTTCTACTATAATCTCTCTCGGAGAAGGCGGACGATTTGCCGCCTTCTTTTTTTCATTCTACCCTTAAGCCGCTTTTTCTTCTTTCAAAGGAACTACATAACCCCAGAAAAGTGCCATCGCAACACCTGCGATGTACATCCAAATACTGAAGATCGCAGAAGGAAGCGCCACCTTAGGTCCGAAAAATTGGATCGCAAGAGTCATACCCAGAGTAGTATTTTGGATCGCAACTTCGATAGAGATTGTTCTCGCCTGCTTCTCCGCAATCCCAAGTAATTTAGGAAAAAGATAACCTGCTAAAAATCCAAAAGTATTATGAAGGATCACAGCAAGTCCGATCAAAAGGATCATATCTATTAAATTTTCTCGATTCTTATAAGCCACAAAAGCAACTACGAAAACCAAAAACAAAATGGAGAAAACTTTATAAGGACTTTCAATCTTTTTAGCAAAATTAGGAAACTTATGTTTTACCGCCATACCTATCGAGATCGGCACCACAATGATTGCGATCACTGTTTTTAACATTTCGAAAAAAGAGATCTGCATCACACTTGAACCGGTTGGATCCAATAAGGAACCGAAAAACGTAACGATCACCGGAGTCAGTAAAGGACAAAGAAGTGTAGAAAGTGCAGTGATCACAACTGCAAGAGCAACATCACCCTTTGCAAGATAATTGATCAAATTAGAAGTAGTTCCGCTAGGACAAGATCCTACAAGAATGACGCCTAACGCGAGTTCGTATTCTAAACCTAAGATCAATACGACCGCGTATGCAGCCAAAGGCATGATCACAAAATGGCCTAAAGTACCGACCAAAGTTTGGAGAGGAGTTGTAAAAATCCGTTTAAAGTCTCCGATTGCCAGCCCGAAACCCATTCCGAGCATCACGATTGCTAAAAGAGCCGGAAGTAGCCCCTTTTCGACTGCACCTAATTGCATGTTTCTCTCCTTAACATAACACCTGTTTTATTATTTTTATCTCCGAGAAGAATCTCGGATTTCCTTTCCGGAAACGTATCTTACTGACCGGAAAGCTCTGAGGTGAAAAGCTTTTTTCTCTTCTACCCGGATCTATTTTATAGAAGTATTAGATCCGGATGGGCAGAAAATTGCAATCGTCAAAAAGACACTACATTAGGAAACTGAATCCTTCTTTTCCCATAACCTGAAGACTATAAACCCTGAAATTATTCCGAATAAGATAAACACGGCACCTAAGGTATATTTCAATTGTAGAATATATCCTATTCCGAAAAGCCAAGCGTATAAGGAGAAGATCGCTAATAACCAGATCCGAATTCTGGAATAGAATTTTTTGCGGGCGGAAACTCCGCCCCATTTCCCCCAAAAACCGAAAGGTTGTAACTTGGCTACAAATGTATCCAGTACTTGATCCGGGACTGGAGCAGTCATAAATGTAACCGCAATGGAAACGACCACACTTCCCAAGGCAGTAAAGAATAGAAGATAATCCGCATTTACATCCGGATATACTTTATATAAAATTAATGAAAGAACTAGAGCTGTCCCCATTCCGGATAATTCCGTCCAAGCATTTGTCCTCCACCAGATCCATCTTAATATCTGAGGAAGGCCTAAACCCGAGGCCATCGCTAAGAAAAATTTCCAGGCGGATGCAATTGAACTCATTTGAGTCGCGACTAAAATAGCAATTCCAGCCATCAATACCACTGCAATCCTTCCTGCGATCACTGTTTCTTTATTTCCGGCATTCGGTTTTAGGAATCTTAAATATAGATCGTTCACTAAATAGCTGGCACCCCAGTTGATATGAGTGTCCGCAGTGGACATGAAAGCCGCCATCAAACTTACGAATACCAATCCCAAACATCCTGCAGGCAAAACGATCTTCATAAGCACAGGATATGCGATCTCTCTATCCGATTGGACTACTCCACCTTCTGCTTGGAATAAATCCGCATCATGTAATGGGAATACGACCAAACACACGAGTCCCGTTAAAACCCAAGGCCATGTACGTAAAATAAAGTTTGCGATATTAAACCAAAGAGAACCTAACTCTGCATCCTTAGGAGTTTTTGCAGTATGTAATCTTTGAGCCAAATATCCGGAACCATCCGAATGATATTGGATCCACCATTGAACTCCGATGAATATTAGAAAAACCTGAAGTGGAAGTCCATGCTCTTCTTCCCCTATCCTTGGCCAAAAAGAAATGATGGATTCCGATTTGCCAGGATATAAAATTTCTAATTTTGAATATAGACCTTCTAATCCGCCTACATATTGAATTGCAAAGACCGCAAATACGATTGCACCGCCTATTCCCAAAGCAAATTGGAATAGGTCAGTCAGGATCACACCCTGGATCCCTCCCATACTGCTATAAAATACTACAACTGAAAAAAGAATAAGGACCGTAAGTGTAGTATTCAAATCTCCTAATATTAGAAAGTTAGGCCAAGAGTCTGAGATAGATTTGAAAACTTCTGCACCAAGCAATACGTTCCAATCCAAGAATGGAGCCGTGATCTTAGACATCGCCTTGAAAACCCAGCCCAATATGATGGAATTAAAAAGAATACTTAAGAAGAATGCTTTTGCCGCTCGAAGTATTGCCGCACCTATTCCGGAATATCTTAATTCTACAAATTCAACGTCCGTAAGGACTTCTGCCTTTCTCCAGGAAGCTGCGAAGAATACAGTAATGATCAGATAACCGATTGCCCAGCTCCACCAGAGCCAGTTCCCGCCAACTCCGTCCAAGGCAACCATTCCCGTAATGACTAACGGAGTGTCCGCGGCAAAGGTCGTTGCGACCATAGAAGTTCCGAGCCACCACCAAGGAAGTTTTCTGTCCGCAACGAAGTAGGAACTCAAACTTTCTCCGGCCTTAGAGGAAAGAAGAAGCCCTGCCGAAAAAGCAAAAATGATATAAGCTAAGATTAGATACCAATCGATAGGAGAAAAAATGGGGTCCCCCTTCTCCCAAAGAAGGGAGAACTCTCCATAAAGATCGGCCGACTTTCCTTGAAAACAAGGATTCTTTCCCGCCTTCCGGATTTGATTTATCTTGATCCCCGCTCCGAGCCCAAAAAGATGGTAGGCAGCGATGGCAAACATAATCGTCCAAAAGTACGGGGGAACATCTGTAGGATCTCCCGATCGCATCCGGAACGTAGCCGGTAGAATCAAACGTTATCATGAAGAAGGCAACCATGTTGTCGTAGTCGTTTCCGCAATGGGCCATACGACGGATGAGCTAGTGGACCTGGCTGATAAGATCACTAAAAATCCTCCAAAGAGAGAGATGGATATGTTATTGTCCACTGGAGAACAGGTTTCTATTTCTCTTCTCGCAATGGCTCTTTGGGATGTTGGAGTTCCTGCAAAATCATTCACAGGTTCCCAGATCAAAATGATCACTGACGGGAACTTCTCCAATGCAAAGATCCAAGGAGTGGATCGTTCCAGAATAGATGCAGCGTTAAATTCAGGAAACGTTGTGATCGTAGCAGGATTCCAAGGGATAGACCTAGACGAAAATATCACTACCTTGGGAAGAGGCGGTTCGGATACTTCTGCGGTAGCGTTAGCCGCCGTACTTGGCGCAAAAGAATGTGAAATTTATACGGATGTGGACGGGGTTTATACCGCGGACCCAAGAGTGGTTCCCCAAGCCACTAAACATTCTCAAATCACTTATGAGGAAATGTTGGAACTCGCAAGCCTAGGCGCCGGAGTTCTTCATTCCAGAAGCGTTGAATTAGGAATGAATTACGATGTGGTCATTCATGTACGTTCCAGCTTTAATAATAATCCGGGGACTTTGGTTGTAAACGAGGACAAAATTATGGAAAAATTGAAAGTAAGCGGAGTTACCGCAAAGAACGACCAAGCCAGAATTACGATCGCGGATGTTCCTGATAAACCGGGACTCGCAGCAGTTCTATTCGGAGACTTAAGCTCCAAAGATATTCTTGTAGATGTGATCGTTCAATCTTCTCCTTATAATGGAAGAAACACTATCTCTTTCACAGTTCCTAAAAAAGACCTGGTCCAAGCTCTTCCTATTTTGGAATCATTCTCTAATTCTCAAGGAGCTAAAAAGCCTGAGATCAATGAGGAGATCTCTATCGTTTCTGCAGTAGGGATCGGAATGAAATCCCATGTAGGAGTGGCCGCTCAAATGTTCAAAGCTTTGGCGGAAAAAGAGATCAATATCGAAATGATCTCCACTTCAGAGATCAAAATATCCTGCGTAATCCCAAGAATTCATGCAGAAACAGCCGTAAACAAGATCCACGAGACCTTCGGGCTTTCGAAAAACAGTTGAACAAGAGAGGATCGGGAACATCCTTTCCCTGTGTTAGGAATTTTTCCCGGATCCTCAGCTTCATTTTCGCGTAAACTCGCCTTATTCTCCGGTATACTTTCTATAGGTATATTCACCTCGGAGATCAGGCCCGCAGAATCCTTAGATAGGATCATCGCTACAGTCGGAAGCCAATCCATCAGCGATCTAGATTTCGACGATGCTCAGGAAAAATACCAAAAACTGACCAAGTACCTCAAAAACGAGGACATGAGAAAATCTCTGCGCACTCGTATCATAGACTTTCTGATAGATAGAGCAGTTGTGGATTCGATCGCAGAAGATGAATCCATCCAGGTGAATGAAAAAAGACTAGAGAGCGAGATCGAAAAAAGAATGGAGTTTATGGGGATCACTTCTCGTAAACAATTCGAAAAAGCGGTCGAGTCCAGCTCAGGAATGTCTTACGATCTTTGGTATACGGAACTTCCTTACCAGATCAAAAAAACCCAGTTAATGCAATACAAGGTGCCGAACCATCCACCTTCTGATAAAGATATCCGAAATTGGTACGCTCAAAACAGAGAGAAGGTAGGATTCGAAGTCCAATATAGACAGATTGCTATCTCTCCCGCAAATGATTCCATCACGGAAGAGTCCAGGATCCACAAAGAAGCAAATGAGATCAAAAAGAATGTTCTATCTGATCCTGCTTCCTTCGGTTTGATCGCAGGTTCTCCTAGAAATACGGATGCAAACTTAAGAGCCAGAAAAGGACTTATGGATTGGGTTTCTTCTTTCGAATTATATAAAACGAATCGTTCTGTTGCAGTTGCATTATCTACTGTTCCAGTCGGTTCAGTTTCAGAAGTATTCAGAGACGAAAGAAAACGTTATTGTATCGTTAAGGTAGAAGGTAAAAGACCTACTCCTTTAGAAAACGTACGCCAAGGGATCGTAAATCTTCTCAGCCGTGAAAAAGAAGACGAAAATTTTATAAAATGGGTAAGAGAATCCAGGTCCACTGTGCCGATACAGATCTTCGACGAAGCTTATAAAAAAGAGAACAAGATCCCGGACCAACAAGAAACCTTGAACTTGGATTAAGTCCGGAAATCCAGAACGGAACCGATCCTAGATTAGAATATGAAATATCCTCCCCAAGCTATCGTATTTTATCTAAAAGAAGATCTTATATCCGTAAAAGGAAATATAGATCAGGGAAACCAACTTCGGTATTTAGAACTTACTCTTAAAAAATTATCTTCCGTATTAAAAGGAATTCCGGTTTATTCAAACAGAAAACTCGGAACTTCGGACGAATCCAAAAAGATCTCCACTCAATTCGAATATTCTAATTTTATAATTCTAGAATCCGGATCAGAAGCTGAATTTTTTTCCAAGATCTGCGATATTCTTCCTTCTTCCAGAACGGGAGATCCTGAATGGGACGAGACCTGTTTTCTGGTTTTTGATGGATTTGCACCACTATTGGATCCGACTCTTACGGAAGAATTGATACTTCGTCATGAAAAGTATCTGGCACAGTATTCTTATTCTGAAAATCTTCCTCCTGGGATCGTGCCCAGAATTCTTTCCAGAGAATTTGTAAGAAGTTTACCTGCGGAATACGCAGGTTCGACCCAAGACTTCTTAGCCAAAAATATCAATCAATTCGATACTGAAATTTTTTATACTTCTCCTGACCTCCGACAATGGAGATTGGATTTCTCAGCAAACAATCCAAGGTCTTTCAGACTATTAGATTCTTTATTAAAGGAGAAGGAAAACTGGAAGTATGATGAGATCCAATCCTTCCTGATCTCACATCCTGAAACATTCCGTTCTGCTCCTAGTTACTACGAAGTAGAATTATACAGAGGCTGCGAATACGAATGCAATTTCTGCCCAAGACAAAATCTAAAACCGGAAGAAGATAATATAACCTTAGATCCTCAAGTGTTAGATAAACTTTTATCTCAGGCAGAAACATTAGGGCTTCCTTATAGTGTATGTTTTGGCGGATTAGGAGAACCTACACTTCATCCTAAATTTCCGGAACTTGTCCAAAAAACTTTGGCATCATCCAATCTAAAGGAATTATTCATAGAGTCCGCTTCATACGGCGATCTCTCCGGTTTTATCAATTTAATTTCTTCCTTAAAAGAAGAAGAAAAGAAGAAGATCAGCTTGATCGTTAATCTCACCACCAGAGATAAAAAGGCTTATTCTCAACTCTATGGAAAGGACAACCTGGACAAGGTTTTACAGAATCTGGCAGCAGTTTCTCAAGTTTTACCAAAATCATCTATCCATCTTCAATTCCTAAAAATCCAAGAAGTGGACTCTGAGTTGGATTCCTGGTATGAACAGGCCCAAAAAGAAGGATACGAAATCATTTTACAAAAATATAATTCTTATTCGGATATTCTTCCCCAACGCAGAGCTTCCGATCTCACACCTTTGGGAAGAGACTTCTGCTGGCATATTTCCAGAGATATATATCTAAACGCAGACGGAGAAGTTTCTATCTGTAAACAAACTCCAGGCTCTAAAAAACATTCTATAGGGAATCTAAACAAAGATTCCTTGGAACAAATTTGGGCGAAAGGAAATCCTTTCTTCACTTCTTCCGCGAAAGGAGCACATGAATCTATTCCTGCTCCTTGTCTTTCCTGCGATGAGTGGTATACATTCAACGCCTAAGCCTAAGATCCGTTCTTTATTCGCTTTCATACAGGCGAGGACCGGATCTACAAGATTCCCCAAAAAAGTAATCCGTCCCATCCCTTCTAATTCGGATAAGACTATCTTAGATCATATCCATTCCAGGGTTTTAAAGATCCTTCCAAATTCCAGGATCGTTTATCTAATCCCGGAAGGAGATTCAGAACTGGGATCCTTTTTGGAAAAGAGAAACATGAATCACTTCTCCGGGCCATTGGAAGATGTTCGTCAAAGATATATTCTTGCGGCAGAAAAATTCCAAGCGGATGCGATCCTCCGACTCACAGGAGATAATCCATTTTACGATACAACTCATCTGGATCTGCTCATCCAAACGTTCATAGAATCTGATTCAGATCTGGCGTATTTTAAAGGCTTACCTCTCGGAACTGGAGGAGAAGTTTTCAGAACTTCCGCACTTTTAGATCTTTCTGATTCACAACAAGAAGAAAGACATAAAGAACATGTAAGCATTCATATAAAAGAGGATCCTACAAAATACAAAATCACCGCCATCCCAAGTTTATTAACAAAAGAAGAAGGTTCCAGATTAGCAAATTTTAGACTGACTGTGGACACCCCCGAAGATTTTGAAACGATCTCAGATCTAATTTCCCAAAAATCTTTCGAAACCATTAGCAATTTTAATACAAAAGAATTTTTAGAATGGGAGAAGGGCTCACCTTCTCTATTCCAAAAGAATTTAGATGTTCCCCAGGTAAGATTTAATCTTCCTTCTCCAAACCAAACGATCAAAGGAAAAGTAGGAGTATTGGTCGCCCCTGCAAAAGAATTCGGTTCAGGACATTTTTCCAGAACTTCTCTTTTGTATTCTTTTTTGCCTTATAGAGGTTGGGAACCCGAATGGATCTTGTCTTTCCCAAAAGACGGAGAATATAATATTCTTCTAATAGACTACAGAGATATAGAAGTTCCGGTCTCTTACCAAAAAACAAAGGTCCTGCTACTAGATCATTTCGGAAAAGATAAACAGAAATATGATTTTTGGGACCTTCTTCCCCATTCTCAAAATGATCCAAACTTCGACTGGGAACAGGTCTTAATTCCTCCGAATCTGATCTCAACAGCTATAAGTGAGAAAAAGAATCCAACAAAAGATTACGGGATCTTTTGTTACGCAGGAAACCTAAGAGAAGAAGAATCCGAAAATCTGGATACATTCCTACTCCAGAATTCTTCCAAAAAGAAGATTCGGATCGGAGGAACTCCTCCTAAAAATAAAGAGATAGAATATTTTTCTAGACTATCCAGAGTTCAATATCTACAAAAACTACGATCTTCCGAAAAGTTCTTAGGATATTTTGGCCAAAGCTT includes the following:
- a CDS encoding putative peptidyl-prolyl cis-trans isomerase, whose amino-acid sequence is MLGIFPGSSASFSRKLALFSGILSIGIFTSEIRPAESLDRIIATVGSQSISDLDFDDAQEKYQKLTKYLKNEDMRKSLRTRIIDFLIDRAVVDSIAEDESIQVNEKRLESEIEKRMEFMGITSRKQFEKAVESSSGMSYDLWYTELPYQIKKTQLMQYKVPNHPPSDKDIRNWYAQNREKVGFEVQYRQIAISPANDSITEESRIHKEANEIKKNVLSDPASFGLIAGSPRNTDANLRARKGLMDWVSSFELYKTNRSVAVALSTVPVGSVSEVFRDERKRYCIVKVEGKRPTPLENVRQGIVNLLSREKEDENFIKWVRESRSTVPIQIFDEAYKKENKIPDQQETLNLD
- a CDS encoding spiro-SPASM protein; this encodes MKYPPQAIVFYLKEDLISVKGNIDQGNQLRYLELTLKKLSSVLKGIPVYSNRKLGTSDESKKISTQFEYSNFIILESGSEAEFFSKICDILPSSRTGDPEWDETCFLVFDGFAPLLDPTLTEELILRHEKYLAQYSYSENLPPGIVPRILSREFVRSLPAEYAGSTQDFLAKNINQFDTEIFYTSPDLRQWRLDFSANNPRSFRLLDSLLKEKENWKYDEIQSFLISHPETFRSAPSYYEVELYRGCEYECNFCPRQNLKPEEDNITLDPQVLDKLLSQAETLGLPYSVCFGGLGEPTLHPKFPELVQKTLASSNLKELFIESASYGDLSGFINLISSLKEEEKKKISLIVNLTTRDKKAYSQLYGKDNLDKVLQNLAAVSQVLPKSSIHLQFLKIQEVDSELDSWYEQAQKEGYEIILQKYNSYSDILPQRRASDLTPLGRDFCWHISRDIYLNADGEVSICKQTPGSKKHSIGNLNKDSLEQIWAKGNPFFTSSAKGAHESIPAPCLSCDEWYTFNA
- a CDS encoding cytidylyltransferase domain-containing protein — translated: MSGIHSTPKPKIRSLFAFIQARTGSTRFPKKVIRPIPSNSDKTILDHIHSRVLKILPNSRIVYLIPEGDSELGSFLEKRNMNHFSGPLEDVRQRYILAAEKFQADAILRLTGDNPFYDTTHLDLLIQTFIESDSDLAYFKGLPLGTGGEVFRTSALLDLSDSQQEERHKEHVSIHIKEDPTKYKITAIPSLLTKEEGSRLANFRLTVDTPEDFETISDLISQKSFETISNFNTKEFLEWEKGSPSLFQKNLDVPQVRFNLPSPNQTIKGKVGVLVAPAKEFGSGHFSRTSLLYSFLPYRGWEPEWILSFPKDGEYNILLIDYRDIEVPVSYQKTKVLLLDHFGKDKQKYDFWDLLPHSQNDPNFDWEQVLIPPNLISTAISEKKNPTKDYGIFCYAGNLREEESENLDTFLLQNSSKKKIRIGGTPPKNKEIEYFSRLSRVQYLQKLRSSEKFLGYFGQSLFEALYLKIPSATFSISPIHRELSSILEKYKIPFTDLKGKAEFSLGIKTVGENGYKLLLDKIDSL